Below is a window of Vulpes vulpes isolate BD-2025 chromosome 5, VulVul3, whole genome shotgun sequence DNA.
TCTGGGCTATAGTAATTCTAAAAGTAGTATGGAAGTTCTACTGTTCTTTTCTTCAGCCTAGAAAACAGAGTAATCTTTCTAAAACAAGGTCAGATTATTTCATACATCCCCAAACTCTATAAAAGCTTCAAATTTTACTTAGAATAAATCCAAAGCACTTCCCATGGTGGCAAAATCCAGGATGGTATGGTCTCAGTCACCACTTTGACCTATCAACCCTTATTTTCTCTGGGCTGACTCTCTCCAGCTATgcttgcttttttgctttttcttgattCATCAAGCTTTCTTTTACCTCAAGGCCGTCATACTTGCTGTCCCTTTCTCTGGAACACCTACTCCTCAGCTCTCCTCATACCCTAAAGATTTCTGCTCAAATGCCATATCCTTAAAGTACCCTCCATTGATCACTCGGCTTAAAGTAGCACCATTTACTTCTATATAGACTGTTCCTTTGTCCTGTTTCTTTTGCTTCAAAAATTTTGTAACTATTTGATGAGGATATTGAATTCagtttattatctgtctcctgCACCATAATGTGAGCTCCAAAAAAAACAGGAAGTTATGCACTGCTTTCCTCCTCTTATGAGATAGTGTGACACGTAATAGGCATTTTCTAAGTATttgttgtataaataaataaaataatgaattaatgaaaaaaacataCTGCACATTTTCTAAAACACTCTTATTTCTGCTGACCTTGAATTATCAGCCACATGTTATGGATAGAACTTGTGTGTGATGCTACTCCTTTTGTTAATGcaatatataactatatagtCATGCATCCTCACTTATCAAGGCCTTTTTAATGTGAAACTTGAACCATTCAAGAGTCCTCAGTGTAAAATTCcatagaaaagacaaaattataatttGTCATCTATGCTATCCACAAACCGCAGCACTCAAGTGGATATTAAAACTGTAATCTAAGCAGCAGACTTTTGCAGATGACTgttctttttatgaaatttaaatcttGGAACAATGACTGGTAGTATAGAAGGAAATTAGCCTTCCCAAGATTTCACAAGTTCATCAAAAGCTTTATTCTTTAATGAGCAatggcaatgaaaaaaaaaaaagttcttattgTGGCAGAAgtcaaaagacagatttttttagaATGCAATGTTTTACTCTTAGGTGTCTGTATGACTCCCTTTAAAAGAGGATAAAACCCTCTCAACATCTGGCTATCAAAGGATGAGCTTACCAGAATAAAACTTCCTAAGATTTTCCAAAATAGCCATTAAACTCTAGTAACTTTTATGGTAAATATCACAGCTGGACCTGGTGACGTTATGGTGATtttactctctcactctctcaaaatattttaaggatcacaaaaaattattcttaaagtCCTAGCCCATGTCCTCAGTTTCACTAGACTTaaaagctctgtgagggcagggacccTCAGTGCCCTGCTCTGCATTGAATCTCCAATGCAAACATGGTGCTTAGGTGAAGTTATGATTAAAATAATGTCTTTACTTCCTTGTAAGTGATCTTACTTTTTGTCAAAGACATACATAGGCAatgtggttggagctagagagcactatgctaagtgaaataagtcagagaaaggcaaataccataatTTCACTCGTatacagaatttaagaaacaaaacagatgaacataggggaaaaaacaGGCAAACCAGCAGACAGActtaagagaacaaactgagggttactggatgggaggtgggtgggaatggGTTACATAGgcgatgggtattaaggagggcacttgtgatgagcacttgtATGTAGGTGATGAATGACTAAATTCTACTCCttaaaccaatattacactatatgttaactaactagaatttaaataaaaattcaaaaaaaaataaagtttttaatgaGTAAATACAATGGAAAAGTAATTGttgcttagtttttatttttaaaaatagatgttgaggggggatccctgggtggcgcagcggtttggcgcctgcctttggcccaggacgcgatccgaTCCTgtagaccccggatcgaatcccacgtcgggctcccggtgcatggagcctgcttctccatctgcctatgtctctgcctctctctctctttctctctctctgactatcataaataaattttaaaaaataaaaaaaaatagatgttgaggttacattaaaatatttctaaaagccaaatctaaaaaatcaaactacatttatttgaaaaacaaaacaaaacaaaacaaaacaaaacaaaacaaaaaacacaaagaaataaaacaagaatcaggacacctaggtggctcagctagttaagtgtttgccttaggttcaggtcataatcccagggttctgggatccagctgggcatctggcttcctgctcagcaggaagtctgcttctccctctccctctgcttgttctctctctttctgtcaaataaataaataaataaataaataaataaataaataaataaaatcttaaaaaaaaaaaaaacagtaagaaagaaagaaaccaaaaatcaAGAACAATGTAGTAAATTAACTTTATGTCAGAACAATAGATTTGGAAGATAATTAAAGATAATAGATTAGCTAAACTCCCTGGATGATCTACTAAAACTTGCTGATTGTAGCAAAGGGGATGTGTGCCCTAGACTTTCATAGAGGTTTTGAAAGTGGACATAAGATCTGCCCATCTGGATGGACCAAAGTGTCAGCACTGGAAATCCCTTCCACTCATTTCCTTAGCCATTTCTTTTCAGTATCAAAGAGCCTTTGAAAGCAGGACTAACACCTACAGATCTCTGGCCAACCAATGTTGCCTATACTGAAAAGCTCCTTCAACTGTTCAGCTGATTCTACTGACTGGTGTCATCCAGAGAAATGGAGTGTGTGTCCTGAGATTTGGGTAAGTCACATCTGAACTGCCCGTTCACGTGGGCATCTAACTTCAATGTCCTAAGACACTTCTAGGTCCCAAAGTAAAGAAAGATAGAGTCCCTGATGATACTGAAGATTATGGTAATGTGGAAGAGACACCTGAATCTTCAGTATCATGTTAAGACCAGAGAGCAAAAAAATCTACCAGTATATCTCACATGGAGAGGGGATTAAAAGTATCCCCTGAATATTCCAGGGCATATCTTCCTTTTATGGCATTTGATTCACAATTCATATATACAATTCTATATGAATTGTGTGTAggtatgcatacatatatatatcaacttatatatatatatatatgaaatcgttttttaattttatattccatgttgttgtaaaatgttttttttaatttttaaaatttttttgttgtaaaATGTTTTAAGGTGGTTGTTAGCACTTGTGAGTACTTTATATTGACTACGTATGTACatatatagtgttatatatatattaatttagcaGAAcgataaatataattttcacacTTAAAGCCTGTAACACAGCTAGATTTTGCaattctgaatataaaataagtaaaactatgCCTTTTTCCCCCGAGTAGAGAAAAATATACACGTCCAGGATGCCTGACCTTTCCTTTATATTGGCATTATAATTAAATATCACAAACTTTTTGctctccaaatcttttttttcttaataactgATGCCATTAAGGTGGCcatatcacaaaaaaaaaaaaaaaaaaaaaaaaaaaactattctctgGCTCTATTTCATATCCTTCATCAGATAAAAAACATACATTGACCACTTCTTCTTCACAAGGTACTAGGAAGGATGTGGATGAAGTTCTGCTttaaagaccaaaacaaaaatgttgtaaaatgtggtttttattattttaatttataatgctTAAATGACAGAATAAGAATGCAATCTGATTGCTAGCAGTTATTGCATTATTTATATGACTTCcattaaaatgtgaatttaaaaactaCAATGGCAGGCTAATGTGAACAAAGGTAACCTAGTGAGGCCTTAGAAACTCTCCTGCttggttaaaaggaaaaaagaaaacaatgtgctTCTATTTTGTGTAAAATACAATAATCCTAGTATTCCATCTTTTCATGGAGaaattcatcaaaataataattttgctaCCTACTTATTATACCTGAAAGTACATGATAACCATTTCAATGTACAATGTTTATAGATATTGTGCGTATCAGGATATAATATGCTGTGTACTCCATTTTCCTAACTAGTAACCTCAAAGTTTATGAATCATATCTATTCAACAGTTTTATCTAATATgtaagagaaaaatcaggaagaaaagtaAGAGGTAGGAGGTAGTAGGTGTGTCCAAAATAATGTCAAATACTTTGtagacatttttcatatttactaAAGTACAttggatcttggacttctcagcgaATTTCTCTCAATTCCTCCAgtaacatttataaattcattttgcagctttgctctttttctctctgcatgcTGATTTCCCAGCTGTTTGAACTTCTGCTATTACTTATTTCAAAAGCATCTAAGCTTAAAATGATATAACTGGTCACAAAACTGAGTGCCAAGGCACTAATGTACACTCTCGGTTATATAAACAGCCAATAACCTCCATTCCTGTAAGAGAGTATTGATTACATATGAAGGTATAAAAGTCCTGccatttttattcatctcttcCTATATTGGACAGATAAAATTAttactataaaattattaaaataaaagccacTATTATGcctttgtgctttttattttcaaaaggacACATAATAGcattcatcatttcattttgATCAAACACAGGGCTACACTGTGCAAACCACTCTGATCGAGTGTATGACCTCATGCGTTTTTTTTGCCACAATGAAATTGGTGTTTGAGTTTTTACAGAGGTTGTAAAACAGCCATTCAGGGTAAGTATTCTTTGTcctatatttgttttctaatttaagtacaaaattctttggttaaaaaaaaaaacactgaaatatttatgaactGCTTCTTGTCTAAGGTGTTAAACATAAAATCTTCTTCATAATTACCTCCTGGATTTCCACTTTTTCTGCATATATGTTTCTAACAAAATGTTATTTGGTATCATTGTGACCTCTCAAATTCATCCacttattattttccctttaaactaaccatgatttcatttctaatgaaatagaaaccaaagtgaaatatttccaaaatgtttttgttAACAACCTagaaatatttgtctattttcaatttcatttgccTATGCTTAATCATAGGACCAGGTTATTGGATCCAGTAGGACTGAATATTACTTTTGGAGAAAATCAGGCACTTCTATGTACCGGCTCCCTATAAATCTATACCTGGGCTTAATCACTGTGCATAAGCTTAAACATGGTGATAACTTGCTTTCAAGTTCCAGTTGTAAGCTTGAGATGTAAGACTTGACTCAGAACTTAGTTACAAGCCTTGCAGATGCCACTACCTAGGAGCCACCTGCATGTTCAAGTCATGATAAACCCAACTATTTTCTTTGACATTGCAATGGACAGTGAGCCCTTGGGACAAAGTTCAGAGACAACAGAGAACTTTTATACTCTGAGCGCTGGGGAGAAGGGATTTGGTTTTAAAGTTTCCTGCTTTCATGGAATTTTTCCAGGATTTATTTGCCACGGTGGTGAATTCACATGCTATAATGGCACTGGTGGCAAGGCCATCTATGGGGAAAAATTTGATGATGAGAATTTCAACCCAAAGCACACGAGTCCTGACATCTTGTCCATGGCAAATGTTGGAACCAACACAGACAGTTCCAAGTTTTTCATCTGTGCTGTCAAGGTTGAGTGGTTGGATGGGAAGCATGTAGTTTGTGGCAAGGTGAAAGATAGCATGAATATTACGGAAGCCATGGTGTGCTTTGGGTCTAGGAATGGCAAGACCAGCAAGAAGATCACCATTGCTGAGTGTGGGTAAATCTAATAAATTTCACTTCTGTTTTATCTTAACTACCAGACATTCCTTCTGTAACTCAGGAGAGATGCCTTCACTCCCATCTGCTCAAAATATCCTACAGTCTTTGTGCTCTTGCTGCAGTTCTGTGGGGTCCCTATTTTCCTTACTCCCAAGTCTAGCTGGATTGCAGAGTTAAGtttatgattattaaatattaaacaacaaaaGATCAGCAAAATTGGAAATATCTGTCtcttagaaatgcaaaaaatTTAGTTGAAATATCTGTGATGGAGGCAtacattcatttttctcatttcaaattcAATCCAGGAAACACATTCTGGTAAATGCTTAAAAACTGCTTGATATTAATCCacgaccccacccccagcacaaaAATCCAACCCAAATCCAGAAGTCATGgttgtttgtttctaaaaatcCCACAGCATTGAATTTATTCCAAGCTGGTAGCTATCAAGAGCCCCCTAACAGAAATCTCCAGGAAGGAGTATGATCACAATCTCTTTTCTACTTGGGTGGCACTGGTACAACTCTGAGTTCAGGTCCATGGAATTAATTCAATTAGCTAGTGATGATAGCTAAAACCATAATAGTAAATCTTACATTAAAAATTTACTGGGGATTTGCATCTTGCTATCAAGGCTGAACAATATAAATAttggtccttaaaaaaaattagatgccAGCAATacaatcagaacaaaataaaaatgacattgaCTTAAGCTTATATGGTAAAGTTTGAATTTGACAGAAAAATTAAGACttcatgataaaattaaaatcaagaatctgaGACCTAGGAAAATTGATCTTGTTAAAATTAATGCTTACATCTGAAAATTCATATGTCACAATCTATAAAattagaatctaaaaaagctaaAGAATGAAATTTTCACTATATAATTTACATGCAAATTAATAGATCCCAATAGCAGTAAttcattaaagttaaaataacagtaaaaaataattatggacATTTAAGAGACTTGATAGAAAACTGATCAAggaattttcttgaaatttttacacttgttagatttttttaattgaattgttggtacacataaatatgtagccaaaatatttgaaaagttaaatGTTGGAGTGaaaaaacaaagtacaaaaacTGATACTCTGTAGAAGCTGTAGAGTATAATGGCCAAAGCTCAAATTGTGATGTAAAATAATTCTGATTCTAAATCTTTTGCTTGACCTTaagcaatttatttaatctttctaatCCTAGGTTTTTCTTTCaatcctcagtttttttttcatctgcaatATGGCAGTGACATATTCTTGCCCATCTCACATTGTagttgtaaatattaaatgacataCTAGAAATGCAGTGTACGGTGTTGTGTTGGGTACAAAATGAGCTTACTACTTGGTTAAATGGACTGTTACCATTAAACATAAAGTTTACTAACTGCCTATCTTtccactttaaatttttaatataatcagtttttctcttttctactgtCTCTATATTAACCCTTTCTCAATATTATTGATTCAAACTTTCCTACTTTTTTTAGGATATCACTCAAACATTTGTCCTAATTAATgaaactagaaaaatgttgtttttattttttctactcaCATTATAGTTTCTGTAATatgtattttgtcatttataattatataattttcagaatttGAAAAGATTCATAGTCTGTCATCAGGGTCTACaatataataatacctacttaCTTCATATGGTGTTCAAAACACAATTTTCCTAATTCCACCTACCAAAACagaccaagagaaaaatgaagtattCTTAAATGTTAGCTTTTTAGATTTTGAAGCTAGCTTTCATGCATTGTTTCTTTTCCCAGGATAAATCTTGCTCATTCTCATAGGACAAGTTTTTAAGACCATCCCAATAATCCTACTCTAAAAGTACTTGAGTCTGTGAatacctgtttgtttgtttgttttaagattttatctatttattcatgagagacacacagagagaggcacagacataggcagagggagaagcaggctcctcacaggggaccaaatgtgggactggatccccagaccaaAGATCACACCCAAACCAAaggtagaagctcaaccactgaaccacccaggtgtccccagtctGTGAATATCCTTTAAGAACATGACATGTGAAACTGTATTCCTCAGGTTTGAGCACTGACTATAGAAATTAAATCTTGCATTGCTTAACAATGTGCTTCTATTGGTACATCacataatacataattttaattttgtagatggagaaactgaaagTCAGGGAGGCAAATAACTACTAAGATTACGTAAGTGGTAAAACCTAGTCAGATCTATCTGATGCCAAAGCTCATCAATAAATACTATTCACATATAGCGctagtattttttaatgttaacaaaacataaacttcattatttttaatcctaAAGCACAAAGTAACCATATCTTATATATTACTTTGCTTAATATTCTATGTTGTTTATtgtctgaaataaaattaaacttctcAGCACCATTCctggatatatacacacataaatgtaAATGCGCATGAGCACACACATATAGATATacaatatgtgtatgtatagaaGTATGTGAAAGACAAGTAAGTATACATTGTGTTTGAAGTATACAGACATATCCACACTATGAACATATGTTtctgtacatatgtatgtgtctACATATAcaacataaatacatatacattgaTGCATTACTTTCTTCGTGTTTCTTGATATTTTCTACACAAATGTACTTATTCCAATAGTTTTCTGCTTTGGATAAGTGAAATatgatattttgaatactaatgGGAAAATGTGTtataattaagtgaaataattttctagtttttctttgcatttaactggaatgaaaattctgaaattataaGTCAAAACATGTTCTATTCATTAACAGCttgcaaagttatttttaaaattctgtctgtaaatgctttctttaaaaaagtacctaaaattcaaatgtctaaatatgtgaaatattttagtgaaatatattttaaggctATATTCATATAAACTTATATGACCTATGGACACAATATTTTTCTGAGTgaatactgaataatatttcaaaataatatgaacaATACCACTTCTCAATgtcaaaataaagcaaaggatatatatttaaaagtaaaatatctaaaagaaatCCAGTTATACTGTCATAcatattaaatatctaaatattctGACTGAATTTTTTGActcttaaaaatctgtatttaaataaataattctgaagaaacagctttaatgacatttattatttttctcttattttttaattctctaatgatttataaataaaaaaatgagccTATTAATTAAGATAAATACTACTTTGATAACAGATTTCAACCAAAAAGTAGATTAGAAGGGTTTAGTTTCTTCATTTCCAACTACCATCTACCAACTGGTAGACTAGCAGTAATAGACCTTAatttcaagagaagaaaaattagttAGATACAAAGAAATctttataactataaaaatatgttttaagttataacatttatttacaaatggCAAActgaatagaaattaaaataaaaccacattttgagagactgttattttaaaaacttttaggaCCATTCCATCAggttttataaattcttaaagaattaatattgctgcACACTCATAAACCACCCATATATAAAAACATTCACACCCTCCAGGAGTCTTAAAATACCTTTtgctacttttatattttatattgtcagTGAGCTACAGGACTGCACTTCGAATTctcctttttctatattttttaacatatgttAGAGcctcccatttattcatttattcaacaaatatttattgagtgtttagtATACATGATGAGCTGGCAtgtaatttatcatccaaactgaGACACTTGTGTGACCATTAAAAGGTGTTGGTAACAACATTGTCAAGTCAGCAGACAAAAAATGGCACAGTTCTGGGCAACTGCGTTCTATACATATGCTGGACACAAATCAGCTATGGCCCCTGTACTCATCAACTACATGGTCTAGGGGACAAGTTAgacccaaataaaaaatattaaaaaagaatttacacaTTGTAccaagtatcaaaaaaaaaaatagagtgctGAATTGTGGAATAGCATAAAGAATGTGAGCAGTTGGGATGATAGATCATTCTCTGGAAGTAATGTTAAACTTAGAAATGAaggataataagaaaaaatattggcaTGGGAAAGCACAGAAGGTGGCATAGGATTTAGGGGTAAGACACTGGAAAAGAACTTTCTAGGTAGAGGAAATCATACATGACATATCTGAGGTAAAGCAGCCTGAAGAACTGAAAGAAGTCTAGTTTGCCTTAAGTCTCAGGAATCACACAGGAATGATCTGAAATCCCAGGAAACAGATTTTACAAGGTCTTTAAAATGTAGCAAGgagtatgaatttttatttaattatagcCTAGTAACTTTAAGCAGAGAAGTGAAATAATCCCATTCTTAAAGCATATCACTCTGGCAGCTTTGTGGAACACAATTTATATAGTTAAGAGACAGAAGTTGGAGACTGTCCACAGTTACAACCAGAATAGCAATTGTCATCACAATTAGCCAGACAAGGATACTggtgatggggatggggagaaagggatTGACCCAAGTTATATTTTATAGGTAGAACTGATCAGATTATATCTCTAGAACGTTAACTTTCAACAAACTTTTTGAATTTTAGCCAATATTTAAGtcgtcttttaaatattttcagcataGATATTTCCTAGGTCCATCAAATTGAACAAATCCAACATTAACTTCATGATAATGTTCTCAAACCTGTTCTTCATCTAGTATTCCCCATATCAATTGTGATTTCCCCACTTAATTCAAGGTGGTAATCAGAGTTACCTAAAAacatctcctccctcccttcacttGCCACATTCAAATAACCATcaattcctctcattttttttctcagaatctcTTAAATGCAGCCTTTGCCCCATTCTTTACCTTATTACTACTATCCTTTATGTGGGTAGTACCAATTATATCCCACCTATAGCACTTTCAAGGAAAGAACTATTAAAGTTTCTTGAATCTCACATTCTAACTTCTTTCCAGGCTGTATGCTCCTGAATGGAACAGCTGGAGCTAATTCCATAGTTGAAAGATCCAGAAAATGtaacttcttttctttcaggACCTCGGGGCTTTGATCTTTgttaaagaatttatcaaactcaaccccccaaaaaacaaaacaaaacaaagatccagtcaagaaatgggcagaagacatgaacagacatttcactaaagaagacatccaaatggccaacatacatatgaaaaatgctcaacatcactccacatcagggaaatataaatcaaaaccataatatcacctcacactggtcagaatggctaaaattaacaactcaggaaatgacagatattggtgaggatgtggagaaaggggaaccctcttccacaGTTGGTGGGAATTTGAACAGgcacagccactctagaaaacagtatggagtttcctcaaaaagttaaaaatagagctaccctatgactcagcaattgtacTACATGGTGTTTGCCCAAAGTAATTGTACTGTATGATGTTTGATCACCATACAAACAtggtgatctgaaggggcacatgcacttCAAtgttttagcagcaatgtccacatagccaaacaatggaaagagcccagacagatgaatgaataaaaaagatgagatgaatatatatatatga
It encodes the following:
- the LOC140598874 gene encoding peptidyl-prolyl cis-trans isomerase A-like; amino-acid sequence: MINPTIFFDIAMDSEPLGQSSETTENFYTLSAGEKGFGFKVSCFHGIFPGFICHGGEFTCYNGTGGKAIYGEKFDDENFNPKHTSPDILSMANVGTNTDSSKFFICAVKVEWLDGKHVVCGKVKDSMNITEAMVCFGSRNGKTSKKITIAECG